The Fusarium fujikuroi IMI 58289 draft genome, chromosome FFUJ_chr01 sequence TCAAGAGTGTCCCACCAGTCCCGTAGGGAATGAAACAGTCCAAAGATCGCTGCAACTTCCAAAGGTGGGGAAGCAAGGCTCACGAAGCCAGTTTCATGAGGCTTGCGGTATTTGAAAGTGGATAAAACAGATTTCCAAGCTTGAAAAATCGGACTTTGTACCTCAGCTGAGCCCAAAAACTGCCTTAGTTGATATGCAAGTTCAGTATTTGTAATCGCGGGAGAGTCAGCTAGGCCTACATGGCGAAGACCTTGGATAATAATATAGTCATTTCTGACTAGACTACCGTCCCAAACTTTCGCTCGGGCCTTGCGACTTGGATTGTCAGTACCATCTTCTTGAGATGGTGAGCCGTCTAGTGACAATGTGGAACTAAGGCGTAGACCCCTttggaggaacttgagagAGCAGACCGAGGTATGGTAGTGGGCTTCTGCCAAACTGTAGTGGTTCTTTTCGATATACTCTAGAGCCGATAGGTGGCAAAACCGCCAGACATGAAGCTGTTTATCCAGGATAAGTAGGTTACCACAGATACTTTGGATCTCTCGATCATTTAGCTCCTCAATAGGTCCAATAACGTTGGCTTCAGGATCTATCTGCATCATAGTGGAAAGTTCTCCAGTCTGCAATGGCTTGAGCGCGCAAAGCACCCATTGTATAGCATTCTTTGCCTGTTGTTTCTCGTACTCGGACTTCCGCTCGATCTGATGCCAAATGATTGCATATAAAGCCTCAAGACCTTTAGGGGCGCTTGAGAGGTGTAATTTGATGCTTGACTCGTTCCATGAAGCTGCCTGGCAGAGCTGTTTTACTTGGAGAGCAGCCCATTGAAACATGCCTTCGCTCTTGTTACGGAAGACTGACTCAATATCTCGGTGAACATGGGGAGCCAAATCGTTCCATCTCGAATCTTTGGATAGTCTTTGACGGACAAATAAATTGATATCCTCGTTGTTGTCCGCTGCGAAAATCCTGATGattggttgttgttgaaaaTGCCGCTGGATGTCGTCATCAGTCCGACTAGAAACAAATAGACGAACTCCCTGATTCTCATTGGTGACCGCTGCTAGGGCTTCTAAAAGCTCCCACCTGGAGTCTCTATCACATTCATCAAGGGCGTCCACGATTATATTCGTCCGCGAATAGTCCTTTGTGACTATATTGATCAACCGTTGACAATTGGGAATGTCGAAAGTGGTGCCAATCGCCTCGAGCCTGTCGGGAACTCCTCTCAAAGCCCGATGAATTCTCCCAGTTTGACTTTGCTTGGAAGTGGTAGAGAGCTGGCGTAAGATACTTCGAAGGATATTTTGAGGCTCCCTCCTGGTTCCCTCGTCTCGTTTACAATAGAAAAAGGCAATTGCCTCATCGTCTTGGGCATTTTCGACACAATGATCGATGATCCTAGAAATCAAGAATGTCTTTCCAGAGCCAGCTAATGGATGTTAGCCTTGTTGCAGGGTGCAGAACCTATACGCACGGTTTCCATATAAGACTGTTACCTTTGAAACCCCCTTCGCCCACAGCCTAAACGTGTCTCGCTGCAATACCCACTCACATGTGCCCTCTGTCCGCTTTCGCTTTATCTCTTCATGATGCTTTCGAAACAAAACATCTGATATTTTCCTAAGGGTTCGGATCCGTTCCTGTGTGTCGACCCATACGAGTACCTTCAAGACATGGCCGTCAAGATCGGCAACAGATCCCTGGAGCTCTTCAAGCAGATTGATATACTCAAAGGACATACTAAAATCTGATATCCTCCTACACTCCTCTCCACATTCGATgacttgttgatgctgtgcCTTGAGTCCGTCTAGGAAGTCCGTCGGCTCTCTGAAATTGAACAGTGCGACTATTCTTTGCTTAGTTTTACCTCTGGTCTGAGCCAAGTGGCAATACCAAAGAGCATCGAATATCAAGCTGTAGAGCTTCAACAATTGATCTTCTAGATTTACGATAATCTTTGCCCCTAAATCCGCAACTTTCGTTGCTTGTTTGTAACAGATGGGCTGCTGCGCGTACACCAACTCAAGCACATACCCAGAGAAGACAAAATGCGGTATCAACGAAAGAAGTCGAACGAGGCTGTCTGTATGCTCTTTCCCAGCCAATATTGCCTTCCTTGTCGATTAGAACTCTTTTTTGACAGTGAGGGACACAGTGCTAACCTGCAGGACAAAGCGAAAGGCGGCCCAAGGGAGGGCAGCATGTAGAGGATCAAAAGAGGACGCGACATCCCCGATACTTTTAAACTTGTCGAGCCAATGAACCATCCTATCGAAATAGCTGGCCAAATCCCATTTGTGGTTAGTAGTCTCGATGACCAAAGATCGATGATGGTTCTTCTCTAACTGGCCCTGTTTTTGCCTAGCGTGGCCGATGATTTCGTCTACCTGTTGAGTTGCCGTGAGCCCCAGCCCCAAGCCTCCTGAAATGGTTTGAAGCcagtcttggacttcttgcGAAAGtccttctcgagcttcttcccATAGACAGGGTTTCCGGGACATTTCGATCACACAGTCAAGCTATCAGTCGCCTTGGTATTAGAAAATCAGAAGCAGGACTCCCTTGGGTAGCACAAAGAAAGGTAACAGTCGTAATTATACAAAATATGGGATTGCGGGGTCAATAGAGCATCGCCACGTTGCTTGTTAAATTCTTGGCTTGTTCCGTAAGGTCTCCGCCTGTGCCCTTTGGCTCCGATTGGTACCAAAAAAATCTTAACCTCCACCCCTGAGCATTGCGAGAAAACAAAGTGGGCTCAACAGCAGTGGGCATTTTGGATCGCAGACTAGCTATCAAAATATCGATAATGTAGAAAAGCACTTAATAGCAGTATGCTAAAAATCCATTTCTAACCCACACAGCAATAACCAATATCATCCAAGCAACTATATCTTATGTTTCCAATTGGACCACGTATACCACAGTTCATATCATTGCATTTGCAATGCGGCCTCATTATGCAGTCATGTTACACAGCCACTGCTGCTGATCATACCACCAACTGGTTAGAGCCCAACTTAGGCAGCATATAGTCAGTCTTCAAAGGAGGCTTTGTGCCATTTCACTAAGACTCGACACGTTTCTTATTATTGTCCGTAACGACCGTCTCTGAACCTATCCTGAGTCTCGTTCCCAATATGGCCAAAACCTTCGGCGTTGCTGACAGCGCATTGGGAACGGTTTCTCTAGGGCTTCAACTCTACACTGAGATATCTAAATAACTTAACAGTGTGGGAGGCCAGGATGAAGATCTTAAGCTTGCAAATAATTATGCGCAAAACTTTCAATTACGATTAGTCGCTAAGGATCTGGGCTTCTAATGCGGGTATGACCTTGAAAGAGCGACTAGTCAAGGCCAGACCAATTGCGGGGCCGCCGTTAGCGATTTGTCGAAAATGGTTTCAGGCTTGAAAAGCGAGGATCCTATACCCAATAGTCGTACTTCAAAGTCCCGGACTCTATGTCAAACTAAAGTATCCATACGAAAAACGGAACTTATAGAGCTTAGAAAAACGCTATTCAATACAATCAGCATTCTACAGTTGCGACTTTATGCAACCATCAAATCAGATTCACCCACGGGGATCTACAGCACAAGAATATCTTGGTCAAAACGACTGGATCGGATGAGTCACCAAGACATGAAGTCGTGATCATAGACTGGGAGATCTCAGGGTACCCGAACAGAGTACGCGAAGCCTTTTAAATTGATTCTAGTTTATTATCAATGGGGAAAGAGTAGCATGTTCTCCAAGCAGATCCATTCATGCTTTGATAGGACCTCATAGGCTCGAAGATGCTCACGTGTAGGGTATCCGAAAATTGATCTCTAAAGCGATGATCATTGATCGCCGAGCCCCGCAGCTCATCAAGTTCCGCTCTCTTTCAGGGTCGTGATTAGCTGACGTGAAACCACTATACCCAAGATGGATCAACTGGCTTACAGTAGTTAGCCCGGGCCGCAAGCCGGCGATCAGATAACGTACTGAACCCAATTCAGTGCGTTTATTACTGCAATGGTGCAGATCCTCAACAGCCATCTCAATTTCAAGGCAGGTAAATGGATATTCACCACGTCAGTGGAGCGGGGCATTCAGCTAGCCACCCGTACTCAACTTGACCCTAATGCAGTGAGTTATAAATCACCAAGGTCCCCCAGAAAACCTGTGTCTCACACCCCAATCGATTGTCCTCTAGACTCTGACCATGGCTACCATGTCGTCCCAACATGAAGCCCATGCGGACACCTCTAGTGCGAAAACGGGAGGAGTAGAGGAGTCGCAGAGTGAACTACCTATCTGCGACTGGACTGAAAAGGCTGAAGTCAAGCTAAGAAGAAAGTACGTCAATCTTCCCTCAACATCGCGTGTCGGATACTCACATTTTCAACCAGAATTGATTTCACAATCTTACCAATGCTTATGCTCGGCCTTTTCGCCCTTCAGCTCGACAGAGGAAATGTCGGCTACGCCATGACAACCAGCTTCACCGAAGATCTCGGCATAAACAACGACAACGTCAACACCGGAAACCAGCTCATGCTCGCAGCCGTCGTGATCTTCGAAATACCCTTCAACATGGTGCTATCCAAAATCGGACCGGCGCTTTGGCTCATCATCCAGATTTTGGCGTGGGGAACAATCGCAACGGCGCAAGCAGCTGTGCATAACAAACCTGGGTTCTACGCCACGCGCTTCTTGCTGGGGATGTGGGAGGCTGGATACTTAGCTGCTGCACTGACGATTCTTGCGTCTTTTTATACGAGGAAGGAGATGGCGATGCGGGCTACGCTGGTGTATGTTGGGAATTACTGCTCTGCAGGTGTAAGCGGACTACTCGCGGGTCTGATCTTCAGAATACCGGAGACGAGTGGCTTGAAGAAATGGCAATGGCTTTTCATCATCGATGGTCTCTTCACGCTGGCCGTTGGCTTCGTTTTCATCTTAATCATGCCTCGCTCGACTACCAATACGCTGCCGCTGGCGGGCGTCAAGTGGTTCGACCTGTTCACAGCTGAGGAGAGGGATATCCTGGCCAAGCGCGTCATTATCGATGATCCACGAAAGCATGTAAAGCTCTCTGGCATCAGTCCCAAGACTGCACTACGCATCCTCTTGACCAGCTTCCCAATGTGGGGTCATTTCGGCATAAACGTCATTTCTATCACACCCAAAGGCGGGTTGGTTTTCTACACGCCCACgatcatcaagaacctcggtTTCGGGGCTTCTACTGCGAGTTTCCTGGCAGCCGTTAGTAACTTTGGCGTTTGCATCTTGGCCATACTTGTATCTTGGGTGAGCGACAAGACATTGTATCGAGGACCTCTCTGCTTACTTTGCGGCGTGTACTCACTCGTTTTCTCGGGTGTGCAATTCGCTGTTGTTGGGAGCTCCGACGTCTGGATGAAGTACGCTATACTCACACTTCTGGGTTCAGGAGTGGCAGTATCTCAGAGTCTCAACGATGCGTGGTTCAGCATCAACACCGAAGATCCGCAGGTCCGGTGCATCGGGCTTGCACTGGCTGTTGCGGGGTCGAACGTGGGAGGACTTGCTGGACAGAACATCTTTGTGAAAAGCGACGCGCCGTACTACCGAAACGGCTTTCTTAAGATTTTGTGCCTCTACGCGGCTAGTATTGTACTTGTTGCTGGGATGATATTTTACTACTGGAATGACAACAGGAGGATGGAAAAGTCtggagagcttgaggaggccGCGGGAACAGAAGGCTCTAGCGgagtcaagaagagaagagtgaaGAACCAGTTGTAGAAGATATCTTGATACAGATGTTTCTGCCTCGAGTATGTTCAGCATGGTGCACATAAGATCACGACTATAGGCTTTGACTGAAGATACAACACCCAACTCGAAATTCTGATGTTATAACACAATGACTGACAGCCTGCTGCAGCGTTAGTGCTGGATGACTCCATGCGAGTCATGGAGATAGAGCAATATCAACTACTAAATCCGTATGTGAAATCCCATCCTGGACTCTGCCTCATACGGCTGCAGGCTATTTTGCATAGCAGGCATCGTGGAAGGTACTTATGAGTCTGCGTTTAACCTCTGACTTAATTAGGGCCTAACTGACCTTTAGGTGGAAGTATAATGGAATTAATGCAGTACATGAAAAAGATCaattaaagatcttttaggtaagataaaggaagaaggccaatATAGCCAATAAGGATAGACAGACCTATAGACAGTATTAGTACTACTTaaataaggcagtaattatattattaaagcagATAagccttataatatattcAACTGGCTTACTCTAAAAGCCTCATTATTTAAgcatttatatttaaagttaaagcttaaaagccttatataaggctaataataagtaGAAAAACAATAAGTTTATgtattatatagcttttagaagCAAAGAATCTAACCTTATGCCATacttattctctttatacCTCTCCTTGAGCGCATTAGTCCAGAACTCAATATTTTCAGTATCCTCCTTACGCAAACGTAATGATCCAGGGAAGAATACCTCAAGAAGTGCAGAGCCAAGGAGCGGAAACCTTTCCTCTGCCTCCTTCAAAACTTCAGCGACACGAAACCCTTTAATGCTGACAGGTCGCTTTCTAAGATGCAATCCCATCGCAGCTGGAGAGCGCGGGATACTTGCCGCGATAAGGTTCTGAAAACTCCCTAGTATTCCAATTGCGAGCAGGTCTGTCACCGGGTGTTATTAATTGCTGAAATAAAATATCACAAATACAGAATACAATGGTTGTATGTGTGAAGCAGAAAGGAAAGTGAGAAGGGCTTTCTAATACTTACACCATGTATTCTGTTCCATCCCGGCGACCGTCACCAGCAGCATAACCCATAGTAAAGCAAGGACAGAGTTCCATATTTTCGTTGATAGAAAAGCTGGTGCTGTCCGAGTTCCGCGTGCCATGACTTCGAGGTGTAGTCCTACTCCTTTCTTGCCGAGGATAACTATAACACTGCGAGAGCCATTTCCTTCAGTGATTGCGACAGTCTGTCCTCCCTGTTTCGGAGCGGCCCATTTCTCACTTCGCCACTGCGGTAGAGATGCTGTGCCGACGGCGAGCAGGTTGCCTACTACTGTGATCATAAATGTGTCCCACTGACCATGAATACCCCAAGGAATAGCTGCAATGCCGAGCTGCATGACAATGACGGCAATACCCATATACCACACAAAGTCAAGAGACGGAATGCCGTGAGTAATGGGCTTTTCGGGAGTATTCTCCTCGACTTCGTACACAGTGATACGAAGTCCCTCGAAAggtcttttttccttttgcATAGATTCTTTCCTAGAATAAGTAGACGCAGCTTGCTCTTGTAAGTCGCCTTGTTCTGCAGATATATGAGGCGCCTCGTCCTTCAATCCCTTATCAATGTTATCGTTGAGGTCACGCCATAAACGACCTAGCACCCAATTCTTGGTGAGTCGGCTGTGTCCGCTGTTGACGTTAATGACTGTCAGCATGGATTCAGAGTCCGGCATCAAGCGCCCATCTGCATTGAAGGTAAGCATCTGTGGACCAAGTGTGATCGTTACATACCCCCAAAGCTAGACAGTAGAGTTGCAGAGGCATATGCCACCCATCCAAAGGAAAAGGCGACGGGCGTCATGGTCCGCCCGGCAAGCTGCGCAATAGCACATTTGACGACTTCTGGAccaatgagaagaagaactgaAAGGATGTCTCTGGGATTTCGCCACTGCGCGGCCAAATATGCTGCCACGCCTGAGGCAGACGAAGGTGGTGTATTAGCCCGACTTAGGAGTTTCGTTGTAGGCGATGATGCCACCCAAAAGAGCCATAACGGTGCCATTGTGAGATTGTCTTGTTTGCGAATGATAACTGGGATCTTGTTGGAGGCTTTTGCCTCGTTCAGGTGAGTTGGATAGTAGTGGAACCTTGAAGATTATGGAAGAGCAACTCTGGATCCGGTGACAGAAATTATCTTGGCTATATGGACACATGCACAAGTTCCTTTTGTCTTTCGTCCATTTGTTCACCTTTGAGCCGGCCTCTGGCTTGGCGCTTCGGTAAGACTTAGGTCCGGGCCGCACCGTGTAAGCAGTGGCTGTGAGGCAAACCAATACCATCACGTTCTCCAAGTCAACAGCACGCAGCTGCTTCAGGAAGAGGAAACGAAGAGTGCAGCTCTTCCAGGATTTTTCAGCTGGCTCTCACGCGCACCAATCACATCTCGGGGATTTCCTGCAAATATCACACCATGGCTTGGGGCTGAGGCTCACCGAGTTTGAGCGGCCCAGACAGTCATTTATGACAGGACGAGAGACAAGCATCCCCGTGGAATGTTGTCTGAGGCCAAAGCCTGCAGTGCAGGTATCTCTGGGCTTTCATAGAGGCCCACAATTCTCCACGGTGAGCAGCCGCCAACCATTAAACCATGCTTCTCCTCCATTTATGTCCTTTTTTGCATTCTTTGCTAATATACCTTAGATCCAAGTATTTCCTCATTGACATCACGTAACGAACGTCAAATCTATCATGATGCCTCTCCGATCGCATTTGTTCCCGGGGCGTTTTACAGTttttgaagatgatgatccttACATCTGGGATCAGAGATTAAGAGAAGAATGGTGGGATGATATGCGAATGTCCGGGCGGCATTTTCGCAGACAACTCCGGCTATTGTCAAAGTGGCGGGGTGAACCCCCTTCACTGCTGCCCGACCAGTCCCCATCTTCGCAAGATCCTGACATGAATCTGCCCCCATCTTCTGGTGCTGCTAAACTTCAAATTCTGAGTGCTCTTAAACGCGCCAAAGACCTCAAGCTCTGTCTCCGACGGATTTGGGCTGTAGCAGCAAGTCTACCAGACAGAGAAAACAGTCTTCCAGCGCTTATTCCGCTATCTGACACGTTTTCTATCCCTGGTCATGATCGAGAGCGTCACGAACATGAGCAATGCACCTTTGACTTCTGCGAACAGTCAAGAGTCGATTTCACATCCGTGATTCAGCGTCATGAGCCGCCATGTAATGGAGAATGCAAGAAGATTTTGTTTCCATTGCAACAACTTGATGAGCAGGTGACAAGCGGACAACCAACCGCCTGGAAAGCGAATGAACCCTCGCTTCTAGAAGCCTCCAAACCATATATGGCTGTTTCACATGTCTGGTCAGACGGCACAGGCTCTGGAATATGGGGACCAGGCCAAGTGAACAAATGTCTTTATGACCTGTTCGGCGAAATTGCCCAGAGCTTTCAGTGTGAAGGATGCTGGTGGGATACTATCAGCATACCGCTTGAAGATAAGGCCCGCTCTAGAGCTCTTGGCAATATGCATTCTAACTACAACAACTCGAGAATCACCCTTATTCATGATCTTTATCTTCGTCAGTGGGAATGGATTGATGCCGAGACCGCTTGTTTTGCTATTGTTATGTCACCATGGTATAGTAGGGGGTGGACCGCATTGGAACTCGCCCAATCTCACAAAGTCAAGATCTTGTTTAAGGAAAACAACAACACTAGAGTAATTAAAGATCTCGACGTCGATATACTTGATAAGGCTCCGGAGAATCACGCCACAGCCAACGCCATTCGAAAGCTTCGACATGCTTCCATAGACGATTTTGGTACTTTACTGGCTATTCTCGGTGCCCGAGATACATCCAAACCACGAGATGTGCCCATAATCTCGGGTCTATTAGCCGGAGTGGACGTTTCGGGCCGCCTTTCACAACAAGAGATCTATCAGAGAATTCTTCGCAAATTGGGTGGGATTGCCCAAGGACATCTCTTTCACAACTCTGCAACAATGTCTGCCCCGGGATTCAGTTGGTGCCCCACCAACATTTTGGACATGCCCATGGCCCAAACTGACTCTGCTCCACTACGGATCTGGGAGAACGGAGACATTGAAGGTGTTTGGAGAGTACAAGCAATAGACACTGTCAAAGTTGAGGACTTGATCATGAGAGGAACGCATCCATTAACTCAAGTGGCTCTCGAGTTAGCCTTTGGCGGAGAAAGTATGAAGAAACACATTCTCCTATTAGAAACTTGTCAGCCAAAATCTACTAGCAATGAACACCGGGCACTGCTCGTGAGGATTATGGAGAGCAATGGTGAGATACAAGCCAAGGTTGTGGGACCAGTGTATTTCCGCACAGGTCCGGACAGCCACAAGGAGAGTTCCAAGAAGTCGCCGCAAGTCAATGTGAGAATAGGTAGCACTGATGGGCTGAAAGATGTCACCGGCAGCGCATGGGATTACGTACAAAAAAGAATCTTTGAGATGAATTCCAGCAGAAACGAAATAGCAACTGGTCATGTTCGGACGAGCACCAAGCCCGGTGCTTCAGCAACCGAGGAGTTTACTCTCCCTCAGAATCAGAAGgcaatcttcttctcaaaagAAGTATCACTTGATGAATTATTTGACAAGGGCCTCCAACAGCCACCAAACCCCAGAAGTTACGAGTCCGAAAGCGCGGACGAGACCGCAATGTACTTCTACAGTGTTGCTAAAGAGACGGATACACCTCCACGGGCACTTTTCTACGGAAATAAGGGGTTGGTCAAAGAGTCCAGGAATTGGCTCAAAAATCCCGAGAATTCTAACATTGCCGAGACAAAGAGCGTATTGCTGACTGTCGGAGATGACCGTCAGCTGCAAATTGACCATGAACGCGAGGATTGTGAGGCTTTAAAGAAGGAATTGGCCGGAGAAGCGCTTTTATGTGCGGTGGAAATCGGCGGCGACACTAACGTGAGCATGAAAGCGATGATCACTCTACTACTGGATATCAAGGCTTCACATAACCGAAATGGTTCAGGGCAGAGACCTTTGGAGGTGGCGATAGAACGCATGAGCTGGGAAATCGCCCAAACGCTACTGGAGCACGAATTAAATTCGGCTCCTGTTGACCTCACCACTCTCGAGTTGGCTACAAGATACCAGGACAAGCCTTCTACTCTGAGCCGCCTTTTAGTTCAAAGGTGCAAGGACGTCAACGAGAACGACAAGATGCAGCAGCGAACTGCCTGGCACTACGCTACTGAGAGAGGAGATCGCAGCATGATAGAAGCTCTCCTTGGGGCGGAACAAGCCAACCCGTATACTCCAGATAACAAGGGAAAGCTGGCAATTCACTATGCGGCAAGCAAAGGCAAGGATAATATCCTGCGGCTATTACTTCAACATGCCAAAACGGAATCTCTCCGTAAGGACACGCCTGTTGGAGAATCTGAGGACAAGGCCAATAGTACTGGTACAACCGAGAATGGCACTTCCAACAACGATATCAGGAATACGAGACCTCAAGAGAGTCGTTATGTGGACATGAGGGATTCAAAAGGGCAGACGCCACTGCATTTGGCAGCAAAGGCTGGCTATAAACCTGCCGTATCGACTCTTTTAGAATTCGGAGCGAATTCCAATAGTAAGTCCTCGGATGGGCAAACCCCTCTCCTGCTGGCGGTTGAGAGAAAGCACTCTCAAATCGTGAAGTATCTACTAGACTCCGACAAAGGGAACTACGAAGGGGAAGAACTCGATGACGCTCTCTTCATCGCTGCGAGCGgaaaagatgaagaagtcatCAAAAAGCTTTATGAGAAAGGAGCTCGTTACAAGCGCGGTCTGGTCACTGATGGGAAAACAGCCTTGCACTGGGCAATACACATGGGACATGAGACTAGTGCTGAACTTCTCGTCAACGATTTagaggacgaagatgttgatgtcgaaGATCCAACCAAGCAACAATCGGCCCTTTTGATGGCATCAGAAAAGGGCATGACCTCTGTAGTCGAACTGTTGCTCGCGAAACATGCCAACATTGAGCTTCTGGACTCCGATAAGAGAACAGCACTGCACCTAGCCGCCATGGGACCACATCTCGAGACTATAAAGAAATTGCTCAAGTCATCTAAGTGCCCTGTGAATAAACAGGATCGCCAGAAGCGTACACCTTTACACTGGGCAGCTCTCAAGGGATCGACGGGTGCGATAGAACTCCTTGCCAAGCAAGAATATTGCAATACTACTTTCACGGATGAAAGTGGGCGAACAGCTTTGGTAATAGCCGCGGAAATGGGCCTCCACGGCATAGTAGAACTGCTACTTCAAGGTGGAAGCGGAGCAGAGGAGGCTCTCAATGGCGCTGCCAGCAATGGACGCAAAGAGGTTGTTCAAAAGATTCTTCCCAAGATCGAAAAAGACGATGTCAAACATAGGGCCTTGGAGCTGGGCGCAAGGGCGGGTCATGTGTCGGTCTCAGTCACGCTGAATGACAGCATCAAGGACTCTAACTTGAAAGCTTCAACATTTCGGATGATTCTgtttgctgctgccgctCACCCAAGCCAATtcgactttgatgatcttAAGAATCGCATTGAAGATCCCACTATTCAGGATGATAAGAAACAATCCTTACTAATGGTCGCTATTGCAAACGGACACACAAGACTAGTCAAACACCTTTGTTCTTTACACGACGTGGTTGAATTGAGAGACATAGAAGGAAGAACTGCTTTGATGATAGCAGCTCTTAACAATGACGGGCGCTCAGTGCGGCTTCTACTGAATCAAGGGGCTGACCCCTATGTTCAGGACAATAAGGGCCGTACAGCGCTTCATCATGCAATCGAAAACGAGTGTTTCAACAGCTTTGCTGGACTTTTGGCCTTTTCTGATCGTCAGCTCAGGACTATCCAAGATTCTGAAAACCGCACAGTTGTACAAATTTCGCTTGAAAAGGCACGACAGTGGGAGCTATCCACACAGGATGCGAGATTAAAACTATCGCGTTTGGAAACATTGACGAGTATGTGTGTCTTTCTCATCCGCCGTGGCATACAGCCTGAAATTCGAGACAAGAACAAGCGAAATGCCTTACACTTGGCAGTTTCTTATGACTTAGCCGAGATCGCGTACCACCTCCTCCAATCGAGACAGTCCGGACCACGAGTAAGTAATCTGGACACGCAAGACGTGGAGGGCCGAACACCATTGCTTTTGGCGGCTTCGAAGGGATATTATTTTCTCATAGAATTGATGCTCTCCGAAGGGTTCGAACCTAACACCAGAGATGCAACTGACGAAACTCCGTTACTCCTAGCGTCTGAGAGGGGGAACT is a genomic window containing:
- a CDS encoding related to heterokaryon incompatibility protein, whose protein sequence is MPLRSHLFPGRFTVFEDDDPYIWDQRLREEWWDDMRMSGRHFRRQLRLLSKWRGEPPSLLPDQSPSSQDPDMNLPPSSGAAKLQILSALKRAKDLKLCLRRIWAVAASLPDRENSLPALIPLSDTFSIPGHDRERHEHEQCTFDFCEQSRVDFTSVIQRHEPPCNGECKKILFPLQQLDEQVTSGQPTAWKANEPSLLEASKPYMAVSHVWSDGTGSGIWGPGQVNKCLYDLFGEIAQSFQCEGCWWDTISIPLEDKARSRALGNMHSNYNNSRITLIHDLYLRQWEWIDAETACFAIVMSPWYSRGWTALELAQSHKVKILFKENNNTRVIKDLDVDILDKAPENHATANAIRKLRHASIDDFGTLLAILGARDTSKPRDVPIISGLLAGVDVSGRLSQQEIYQRILRKLGGIAQGHLFHNSATMSAPGFSWCPTNILDMPMAQTDSAPLRIWENGDIEGVWRVQAIDTVKVEDLIMRGTHPLTQVALELAFGGESMKKHILLLETCQPKSTSNEHRALLVRIMESNGEIQAKVVGPVYFRTGPDSHKESSKKSPQVNVRIGSTDGLKDVTGSAWDYVQKRIFEMNSSRNEIATGHVRTSTKPGASATEEFTLPQNQKAIFFSKEVSLDELFDKGLQQPPNPRSYESESADETAMYFYSVAKETDTPPRALFYGNKGLVKESRNWLKNPENSNIAETKSVLLTVGDDRQLQIDHEREDCEALKKELAGEALLCAVEIGGDTNVSMKAMITLLLDIKASHNRNGSGQRPLEVAIERMSWEIAQTLLEHELNSAPVDLTTLELATRYQDKPSTLSRLLVQRCKDVNENDKMQQRTAWHYATERGDRSMIEALLGAEQANPYTPDNKGKLAIHYAASKGKDNILRLLLQHAKTESLRKDTPVGESEDKANSTGTTENGTSNNDIRNTRPQESRYVDMRDSKGQTPLHLAAKAGYKPAVSTLLEFGANSNSKSSDGQTPLLLAVERKHSQIVKYLLDSDKGNYEGEELDDALFIAASGKDEEVIKKLYEKGARYKRGLVTDGKTALHWAIHMGHETSAELLVNDLEDEDVDVEDPTKQQSALLMASEKGMTSVVELLLAKHANIELLDSDKRTALHLAAMGPHLETIKKLLKSSKCPVNKQDRQKRTPLHWAALKGSTGAIELLAKQEYCNTTFTDESGRTALVIAAEMGLHGIVELLLQGGSGAEEALNGAASNGRKEVVQKILPKIEKDDVKHRALELGARAGHVSVSVTLNDSIKDSNLKASTFRMILFAAAAHPSQFDFDDLKNRIEDPTIQDDKKQSLLMVAIANGHTRLVKHLCSLHDVVELRDIEGRTALMIAALNNDGRSVRLLLNQGADPYVQDNKGRTALHHAIENECFNSFAGLLAFSDRQLRTIQDSENRTVVQISLEKARQWELSTQDARLKLSRLETLTSMCVFLIRRGIQPEIRDKNKRNALHLAVSYDLAEIAYHLLQSRQSGPRVSNLDTQDVEGRTPLLLAASKGYYFLIELMLSEGFEPNTRDATDETPLLLASERGNFRAVEALLEHNADPNVRNTHGRTALSQAAQNGYDRLVRCLVDNSERKVELNTQDNMGQTALILAAENGHEDIVNFLVDQNANADITGYDGKKAWQKAVDKGHASVVETLLSKTISPVRDRQAVNEALLLASRRGWGDLVGVLLKQEVDLTFQSKGEELTALHMAAMNGHQEVLSKLTAKGVEIVIKDLNGRTALFLATEQGFPSIVRLLLERMEIKSDLEAWMGKESLLFAAGKGYDEIVDLLLKSGVDCNATDESDKSAMALAAANGKEVIVQSTYLLSRCPHQLLFIFNSCYIIIFPLLSYGLLTNRQLVAVLLKRGASWSIKDRNQRTALHHAAWGGHHRIVESILNYKPATVNENSGVGTVFHETVVPKVEVRVDSGGADNLGQSALHLAAERASVMTVQKLVRHYVNVNARCEDGQTVLHRAAWGGSREVVDLLRRSGADPFIRDNQGKKPWHIAAEKGHQDIAVELLKEELDVADDCILDQKGLIFAARMGYTDIALTLLKLNAESNVKDERKRTPLHWAASRGDDKLTEELIAHGEVLINALDHERRTALCLAIRNGCTTTVKILLQKGINPNIPDSERQTALHHAAQRGNEEITQILLDHNADPHIYDNNHVRPWQLAADKGYHQVVRLLLTKEINLCKKVQRREEVFLKMVKQDLVPMVQLFLGLEVDKDVKDPFGRTAIALAAKHGSSNVLRLLLSNDADLSIADSRRQTAFLWAAEAKDTKILSLLVDKIKSDQNLNTEQRQEIVNHQDAKGMTALLIAIERDNDKVVKLLLEKCGEFINVNIPDATERTALQLAAETGKDNWVQLLLKRQADAGLKDSFGRTALLLAVEQGHMEVVKTLLKASENHVDDADKQNRTPLHAATYLGNQDMVKALLEGKANPLMKDDRQRLALLLAAENGDEAIVRLLLESHNHPPDESQECKDQDGRTPLLLAVANGHRAVVERLLEHFGADFTIERETGNRLLQLAVESGNKDVVLLVAQRLPKVE